The Thermoanaerobacterium thermosaccharolyticum DSM 571 region TTTGCGTGCTGGCAATGGATGTTAGGGGTCAAGGAGGCTTAAGCGTTGACAATGGCATATACAAGGGAAATACGCAGAGCGGCCATATTATAAGGGGTCTAGAGAGCGACAGTCCTGATGACCTTTTTTATAGAAATGTCTACTTAGATACGGCACAGTGTGTGAAAATCTTAAAGACGATGGATTTTGTGGATGAAAAAAATATTTTTGCTACAGGAGCATCCCAGGGTGGTGCGCTTACCATCGCATGTGCTTCTTTAGTAGATGATTTGAAGGGGGCTGCTGCTATTTATCCATTTTTGTGTGATTTTCAAGGAATATATCAGAACAATTTTAAAAATCCCACTTATGAAGAGATTACGTGGTATTTTAGGCAGAGGGACCCAAATCATCTAAGAGAGGATTTCTTCTTTGAGCGGCTTGCATACATCGATATAAAGAATCGGGCAAAAGATGTTAAGTGTGATATCCTTTGGATGACAGCTTTAAT contains the following coding sequences:
- a CDS encoding acetylxylan esterase, yielding MDKLYECQIEHLKDYKGIGDPPKDYDEYWARARKDLENASLEYELVKSDFVSRSCDAYDLYFTGVGGAKIHCQFLKPKRIEGKIPAVVMFHGYWSNSGEWSGKLPYIAEGFCVLAMDVRGQGGLSVDNGIYKGNTQSGHIIRGLESDSPDDLFYRNVYLDTAQCVKILKTMDFVDEKNIFATGASQGGALTIACASLVDDLKGAAAIYPFLCDFQGIYQNNFKNPTYEEITWYFRQRDPNHLREDFFFERLAYIDIKNRAKDVKCDILWMTALMDNVCPPFSQMAAYNNITSNKRIVFFPEYQHEYLLYSGDIILKFFLELLES